Genomic DNA from Ruminococcus sp. OA3:
GGAGATGGGTCTGACGGAGGAAGAGGTGCGTGGGAAATGCGAGGACCTGCATGAGTTCAACCCGATGATGGGGCACCGGGGCTGCCGGCTGCCGGTGACATACCCGGAGATCGCCCGGATGCAGACACGCGCGGTGATGGAGGCTGCCATCGAGGTGAAGGAGGAACAGGGCTATGACATCGTGCCGGAGATCATGATCCCGCTGGTGGGGGAGAAGAAGGAGCTGAAGTTCGTCAGGGACATCGTGGTGGAGACGGCGGAGAAAGTGAAGGAGGAGAAAGGCTCGGACATCGGGTACCATATCGGGACGATGATCGAGATTCCGCGAGCGGCGCTGCTGGCGGATGAGATCGCGGAGGAAGCGGAGTTCTTCTCGTTCGGTACGAACGACCTGACACAGATGACGTTCGGCTTCTCGAGGGATGACGCCGGGAAGTTCCTGGACGCCTACTATAAGGCAAAAATCTACGAATCCGACCCGTTCGCCCGCCTGGACTTAAACGGGGTAGGGCAGCTGGTGGAGATGGCGGCAGAGAAGGGGCGGAAGAGCCGCCCGGGCATCAAGCTGGGCATCTGCGGGGAGCACGGGGGCGACCCGAGCTCGGTAGAGTTCTGCCAGAAGGTAGGGCTTGACTATGTATCCTGCAGCCCGTACCGTGTGCCGATCGCACGGCTTGCGGCGGCACAGGCAGTGATAAAACAGAGGTAGCCGAACCTTTGTGTGATTTTGAAGCAAACAGAGCAGATTGAGTAAATAAGAAACAGACCTTGAGTCATTAGAGATATCTTTTGGCTTGAGGTCTTTCCTGCACTTTTGTATAGGAATGCTGCCCCAAAGAAACAACATGACAACTACAATAATTGATGATATAATATAGTCATAAAATAGTAATTATACTTTTTAGAAGGCGGTGAGATGATATGAAAAATTATTATAGCACGATTGACAATATTGTACTTACATTTTCAGATGTAGAAGAAGATAAAAATGGATTTGACTCTATCACATTTCGCTTTGAACGTACTAATGACAATGGCTTTGACTTTGCTGAGGGGGTTTTGCCGGAAAACCAGATTTATAAAACTTATGGATTTTCCGAAGATGAGCTGATGCAGATGCAGGAATATTTAAAAAATAACAGCTTCCTTATTTGGGAGATTGCAAGCGAAAAAGGAGACAAGCAAAGTGCCTAAAGCGTTACTTGATTTTTTGTGGTATACATTTTATTTTTACTCAAATGAGAATGGAGAGCCTATTCATATTCATGTAGCTAAAGGAAAACCGTCTGAAAGTTCTACAAAATTTTGGATAAAGAGAGATGGTGTTATATTGGAACATAACAGGGGTAATATTCCTAAAAGTGACTTGAAAAAGATTCAGAAATATATTTGTGCGAATAGAGCTATTATTGTTAATCGATGGTATGAGTATTTTGGGTCCTGATAATGTACACGAGTGACATAAGATCTGAATTAAAAGTGGCAATCGAAGAATTGAAAGGGCAATCTATATATCAGATATTGAAGGATGGCATAAAGTATCCGAATAATTGCCATGAGGAGGGAACGAGAGAACAACGGTCTGCTAAGACACAGCGGGTCGCCTTAAAAAAGCAGGGGTTTTATAACAGAACAATTAGGTAAAGAGAGGCATTGGCGTGAAGCTGATGCCGTTTTTTCTAATGGTTAGAATATTTATAAGTTTGGCATGTTTAAAATTATTTGTTCATATGGTACCATTCATAAAAATGAGAGGAGACAGAACATGCATTACGTGAAAGCAAAAGGAATCCTGTCAGCAAAAAATGGGATGAATCTCTACCGCGGCTGTTCCCACGGGTGCATTTACTGTGATTCCAGGAGTAAATGCTACCATATGGAACACGAATTTGAGGATATTGAGATTAAGGAGAATGCTATTGAACTTCTGGAGATTGCACTGAAACATAAACGGAAGAAATGTATGATCGGCACGGGGGCCATGACAGACCCCTACATTCCGCTGGAGATGGAACTTGGACATATCAGAAAGGCAATGGCGCTGGTCTGCGAGTACGGCCACGGGTTTACGGTGATCACAAAGTCCAGTCGCATTCTGAGGGACATCGATCTTCTGAAGAAAATAAACGACACCACCAAATGCGTGGTCCAGATGACGATGACAACCTATGACGAAGAGCTGTGCCGAAAGATTGAACCCAACGTGAGTACGACACGGGAGCGGTTTGAAGTCCTGAAGGAGCTGCACGGCGCCGGAATACCAGCGGTTGTGTGGCTCAGTCCCATCCTGCCGTTTATCAACGATACGGAGGAAAATATTCTGGGGATCCTGGATTACTGTGCCAGAGCAGAGGTATACGGCGTCATCTGTTTCGGTATGGGACTGACGCTGCGCGATGGAAACAGAGAATACTTCTACAGACAACTGGACAGGAGCTTTCCGGGTATGAAAGAAAAATATATTCGGAAATACGGCGATCAATATATGATAGAGAGTCCAAACAGCCGGAAGCTGATGGCTTTGTTTCACGAAATCTGCAGGCAGAATGAAATGCTTCACGACAATGCTCAGATATTTGCTTATCTGAATACCTTTGAGGAAAAATATGCGGGGAGACAGCTGTCGATATTTGATCTATAATATGTGTTTTTACCTATTATAAAAGAAAAGAATAACAATTTGCATTTTTCCAGAAAATGGTATATAATTAAAAAGAATTTTATGTTGTACCAAAAGGTACACCTAAAAAAACAACCGCATTTTGCTTGTAAAGCAAAAAAAAATCCGCCTGAAGGCAGATTTTGACTCGTATTTTGCTTGTACCAAAAGGTGTACGTTCTGGAACAAAATGGAAACCGGCTAAGAAGATCTTTTCAGCCAGCGTAAAAAGGTAGAAGGCGAGGTGCTGAGCAGTCTGGCAGCATGACGGCAGGTGATCTTTCCGGAGAGATAGTCATGCTTTACCATGTCAAAAGAGTCTGGTACCGCGATTCGCGGACGTCCCAGGTGAACACCCCTGGACTTGGCTGCGGCAATGCCTTCGGCCTGACGCTGGCGGATGTTGTCGCGTTCTGTCTCTGCAATATAGCTGAGAAGCTGAAGCACAATGTCCGCGATCAGTGTTCCTGTGAGATCACGTCCTCTGCGGGTATCCAGAAGGGGCATATCAAGGACAACGACCGAGGTCAGTTTCTCTTTGGTGATTACGCGCCACTGCAGCAGGATTTCATCGTAATTCCGTCCAAGACGGTCGATGCTTTTGACCACAAGAAGATCGTCTGCACGCAGAGAGTTCAGCAGACGTTGATACTGCGGACGGTTAAAGTCTTTGCCGGATTGCTTGTCCAGAAAAATATTTTCCGGAGGGACGCCAAATTCCCGCATTGCAATCAGCTGTCGCTCTTCATTCTGGTCTTTTGAAGAGACACGGATATATCCATAAGTCATAAGCAGATCCTCCTGATATTATATTTTTATTATCATTGTAAGGAAAAAATCGAAAAAATGACATGGTATATTCTGGAAGAAAATTTTAATAAAAGGAAAACATGGCATAAATTTCCAACTGGTGATATGATAGGCGTATATAAACCATGCGTCGGCAATGGTAGGTGGAGAAGAGATGCTATGATAGACCTGAAAAATCTTGAAAATTACCAGGAAAATAACAGGATAGAAGCCAAGCGAGCCCTGGGTGGACTACCGAAAAGTATCTGGGAGACGTATTCTGCATTTGCAAATACGATCGGTGGTATGATATTGCTCGGTGTGGAAGAGATGCCGGACAAAAGTCTGAAGGCGATCGACCTTCCGGACCCTGACGGACTGATCCATGAGTTCTGGAAGCTTGTGAACGATGTGAACAAAGCGAGTGTCAACGTGTTGTCCAGAAGAGACATAGAAATACATAAGTTAAACGGCAAACGAATCATTTCCATCGATGTGCCCAGAGCAGACCGCCGGGACCGTCCGGTATTTGTAGACGGTGATATGAATACAGGAACTTACCGCAGAGACGGCGAAGGGGATTACCACTGTACGCGGGAAGAGATTGAGCGGATGCTGCGCGATGCCGGAAAAACAGATACGGACAGCCGGGTCATCAGCAGCCTTCCGTCGAGTATCATGGAACGTGATGCAGTCGACCACTTTCGGTTTGTGATGATGTGCAGCCGGCCAAATCACTTATGGGAAGGTCTGGAAGACGATGAATTTCTGACAAGGGCAGGCGTTCTGAAACCGGGTGAGGACGGAGAGCTGCACCCTACGGAGGCAGGCCTGTTAATGTTTGGGAATGAACAGGCGATCCGCAGTGCCTTTCCGGATTATCATCTGGAATACAGAGAGCTGGATTATGAACACGAGGTTTCCTACCGCTTTACATCAGATGAAGGGGGCTGGAGCGGCAACATTTATGATTTTTATTTTAAAGTCTGTTACAGGCTGTCGGAATTATTCACGTACCAGTTCCGGCATACACCGGAGGAGGCAGAGGTGGCGATGGCGCTCAAAGAAGCGCTTGCCAACTGCATTGTCAATGCGGATTACAATGGTCAGGGCGGTATTGTCGTGATGAAGAGGCCGACGGCATTGGTATTTTCCAATCCTGGGAGTTTTCGAATGGATGTGGAGAAAGCAAAAGGCGCAGGAGTCTCAGATCCGAGAAATACAATCATGAACCGTCTGTTCAAGCTGATCGGATTGTGTGAAGGGCTCGGAGGTGGTCTGGTCAGGATCTTCAACACTTGGCAAAAGAAGGAATGGCCGCAGCCCGTAATCCGTGAAAGTTTCCATCCGGAGCGTATCACGCTGATACTTACGTTTGATGAAAATAATCTGAATATGAAGCCGGATCCGCCGAAGTGGGACCGGAGACGTAAAATGACACTGCGCAAAATGAGAAAAGATGCGATCATCGACTACGTTACACGTAATATCACGGCCACAGCCGATGATATCGCAGAGCTGCTTATGATAAGGGCTGATGGTGCCCTACAGCTGATCCAGGAACTGTGCGAAGAACAGATTCTGGTGACAGAAAAGATCCACGGAAAAACAACATGCCGTCTGAAATCCTGATACAGACGGCATGGTATGTCAGATATGCTGCAATATATGTATTTTTTTGAAAGAAAAAATACATTCACAACAAAAGGACAGCATTTAAGGTAGTGAATGCTGCCTGGTGGATGTTGCATTTGTGTCGAAAATGTGGTATAAATATACACGTGCAAACTTGTAGTTTATCGCACTGCCTGAATAAAGTTGCTGACGATGCCGTCCAGCAGAGGCCGTTTTTCAGGCGGACACGTTGCAATCAACGCGTTGATCGAAGTAAGGTTTTCGTCCTTTTTTGGACCGAAGAGCAGATAATCGGTCGAAATATTTAAAGCGCTGCTCAAGTTGCATAAAGTTTCCAGTGACATTCCTTTTAGTCCGAGTTCGAGGTCATAACAGAACCGAGGTGTAACATTTACTAATTCGGCAAGATGCTCCCGCGTGTAACCAAGCAATTCACGTTGTTTCTTTATACGATTTCCAAGTTCAACCAAGTCTATCATTATATAACACCTCCATTCTACATGATACAAAGTATCGGAAAAAGTCGAAATGAACTGACAGGGGTCAGAAGATGAAATAAAAGTTCTGAAAATAAACAAAAATGTTCTTATATTAATTGTGATATTTCATCAATGATCTTATACTGGAAAACTATGTCATAATAGTGCGAAAAAGTCGTAAAATCATCTTTTTAAGATGTATCGTGTTGACATAACCTGATAATATGGTATCATATATAAGGAACTAAGAGGGGCAAAAAGTGAAGAAAATCAAATTAACATTATATAAACTGCATATCGTAAACTGATAAGGAGAATGACTGGCGTGTGAAGAAACAAATGCTGGTCTTTTTATACGCTTAAGGCAATAGAGAAACTTCTTATAATATGGAGATATGTTCCAAAAGGTGCGGGGAGGAAAAAGAGATGAAAAAACATGTAAAGCGGGCATTGATATCCGTGATATTTTTGAGTGTGGCCGCATGTACAGCGGTACTTCTCATGGCTGAACATGTGAGTGGACTGGCGAGGACGACGGACAGTGTCAATCCTGTGATGGCAACCGCAGCGGCGCTTTCGGCTGCATTGGTCGGTATTCTGCTGTATGCTGTGCGCAACTGGAAGACAGGAAGAAAGATTCGTATATCTTAAATACATAACGAAATGGATATGACGCCCGACGGTGTTACCACTGTAAATGAAAGTCGATTGCTCCATCCTTCGAATTTCCGCAATCGCCGCCGATATTCGCTATGCACGCTCTCGCGCTGCCTGCTCATACCGTCTTGCCCTTTAAAATCCATGAATTTGCTGGCAAGCATGGTTCATTTATGGACGCTTATCAGGGGCTTTCATAGTAAAATACATATTAGGATAAGGAACGAAACATGGAAAAACATAAATCCAGAAAAAGAGATATCGCGGCACAATGGTGGGCCAGGGCAATGATACTGGCGCTGCTGGATGTCATCCTGATTGCGGGCTCATATTTCATGGCCCTGCTGCTGCGTTTTGATTTTTCGTATTCTCACATACCAGAACAATATATCCAGGGTTATGTGTGGTCGCTTCCATACTGGATTATCATTACCGTTGTCATCTACTATGCATTCCGGCTGTATCACAGCGTCTGGAGCTTTGCAGGTGTCTCGGAATTAATTCGGATGACGATGGCATATCTGGTTCTGGTGCCGTTATATGTCATTGGCTCTCTGATTATGAACCTGCACATGCCACGGTCTTATTATTTTATCGGCTGTGTGCTGAGCTATGGACTGACAACCGCCATTCGGTTTTCATACCGCTTTCTGAGAAGCTATACCAGCAGACACAGACAGCGGGTCGAAGGGATTCGAATGGAGCATATCATGATCATCGGCGCCGGTGCTGCGGGTCAGATTCTGATCCGTGAACTGCAGAGCAGCAGTCAGCTGCACTCTAAAGTATGCTGTGTAGTGGATGATAACCCTTATAAGAGAGGAAAGATCCTGGACGGCATCCTGATCGAGGGTGACCGCCATGATATTCCGTATCTGGTGAAAAAACACGAGATCGACCGGATTATCTTCGCAATACCGACGGCCAGCGTTCAGGACCGAAAGGAAGTCCTGAATATCTGTAAGGAATGTAACTGTAAGCTGCAGACGGTGCCGGGCATCTACCAGCTGGTGAATGAGGAAGTGAGCGTCAGCAAGCTGAGAAGTGTGGAGATCACAGACCTGCTTGGAAGGGAACAGCTGAAGGTCAACAATGATGAGATCCTGAATGTCATCGGAGGCAAGACTGTTCTTGTCACGGGAGGCGGAGGTTCCATCGGCAGTGAATTATGCCGGCAGATCGCATCCGCAGATCCGAAGCAGCTGATCATCTTCGAAATCTATGAGAACAACGCCTACGACATTCAGCAGGAACTGCTCCGCACCTATCCGCAGCTGCATCTGGTAACACTGATCGGTTCTGTTAGAAATTCCAACCGAATCAACAGTGTGATGGAAAAATACCGGCCGGATGTTGTCTTTCACGCCGCGGCCCACAAACACGTGCCGCTGATGGAAGACAGTCCGAACGAGGCGATCAAAAACAATGTACTGGGTACATATAAGACGGCGATAGCTGCCGCCCGATACGGTGTTAAGAATTTCGTATTGATTTCCACAGACAAAGCTGTGAACCCTACGAATATCATGGGGGCTTCCAAGCGTCTGTGCGAGATGGTCGTACAGATGATGAACCGAAAGACGGAACAGACAGACTTTGTGGCGGTCCGCTTCGGCAACGTTCTGGGCAGCAACGGAAGTGTGATTCCGCTGTTCAAAAAGCAGATCGCCGACGGTGGTCCGGTGACTGTTACCGATCCGCGAATCATCCGGTATTTTATGACAATACCTGAAGCTGTGTCCCTGGTGCTGCAGGCATCCTACTATGCAAAGGGTGGAGAAATCTTTGTTCTGGATATGGGAGATCCTGTAAAAATCGATGATATGGCGAAGAATCTGATCCGTCTTTCGGGATACGTTCCCGATGTGGATATCAAAATTGAATATACCGGCCTCCGTCCGGGTGAGAAGCTCTATGAGGAACTTCTGATGGATGAGGAAGGTCTTCAGGAGACAGAAAACAAACTGATCCATATCGGTCAGCCAATCGATATGGACGATGAGTGGTTCAAAACAAAGCTGCGCCAGCTGGATGAAGCGAGTTATCGCGAAGCCGATAATATAAAAGAGATCGTGGCGGAGATTGTGCCCACTTATCATCGGGAAACATAATTTAGCAAATATTATCATCAATACAAAATAGACAAATTAGAAGTTAAGTGTTAGAATCAATGAAGTAAAACGATTGCAGGCTTAAATCGTCGCATTGCCGCGTTTAAAAATGCAGGAGGTCATATTGTGTTGCTGTTTACGCAGTTTCGTTGGATATGAGATGTCATATTCGGTCGAAATATGGGTGAAATGGCGAAGCATACCCTTTTGTGGTTATGCCGGGAAATTTTTTAAGAAAGCATAAAATCCGGTGTATGATAGAATATTAATTTGGGAATGTTGAAAAGAGTCTGAGTGGTCAGGCTCTTTTTTTAGTGCAAAATTTTTGCAATAGATCATTATTTTACTAACAGGAGGTGGCAACTGTGTGGTATGTGATTCAGGTCAAGGGCGGTACGGAAGAAAATATCAGGCAGCAGTGCCAGAGTACGATTTCATCTCCGGTGCTTGAGAAATGTTTTATTCCTTATTACGAACAATTGAAACGGTATCAGGGAAAGTGGAATAAAGAAAAGAAAATTTTATTCCCGGGATACGTGTTTATGGTGAGTGATGAGGTTGAGGAGCTTTATTTTGAACTGAAAAATGTAATCGGCCTGACGAAGATACTCGGTGCCGGGAATGAAGTGATCCCTCTGAGTCAGGAAGAAGTTGAGTTTCTGAGACAACTGGGT
This window encodes:
- a CDS encoding RNA-binding domain-containing protein, whose product is MIDLKNLENYQENNRIEAKRALGGLPKSIWETYSAFANTIGGMILLGVEEMPDKSLKAIDLPDPDGLIHEFWKLVNDVNKASVNVLSRRDIEIHKLNGKRIISIDVPRADRRDRPVFVDGDMNTGTYRRDGEGDYHCTREEIERMLRDAGKTDTDSRVISSLPSSIMERDAVDHFRFVMMCSRPNHLWEGLEDDEFLTRAGVLKPGEDGELHPTEAGLLMFGNEQAIRSAFPDYHLEYRELDYEHEVSYRFTSDEGGWSGNIYDFYFKVCYRLSELFTYQFRHTPEEAEVAMALKEALANCIVNADYNGQGGIVVMKRPTALVFSNPGSFRMDVEKAKGAGVSDPRNTIMNRLFKLIGLCEGLGGGLVRIFNTWQKKEWPQPVIRESFHPERITLILTFDENNLNMKPDPPKWDRRRKMTLRKMRKDAIIDYVTRNITATADDIAELLMIRADGALQLIQELCEEQILVTEKIHGKTTCRLKS
- the loaP gene encoding antiterminator LoaP — protein: MWYVIQVKGGTEENIRQQCQSTISSPVLEKCFIPYYEQLKRYQGKWNKEKKILFPGYVFMVSDEVEELYFELKNVIGLTKILGAGNEVIPLSQEEVEFLRQLGCDEQVLQVSEGVMEGGNVVVTRGPLQGLEGCIKKIDRHKRVAYLGIEMMGRLVETQVGLEIVEKKQQVNE
- a CDS encoding recombinase family protein yields the protein MTYGYIRVSSKDQNEERQLIAMREFGVPPENIFLDKQSGKDFNRPQYQRLLNSLRADDLLVVKSIDRLGRNYDEILLQWRVITKEKLTSVVVLDMPLLDTRRGRDLTGTLIADIVLQLLSYIAETERDNIRQRQAEGIAAAKSRGVHLGRPRIAVPDSFDMVKHDYLSGKITCRHAARLLSTSPSTFLRWLKRSS
- a CDS encoding helix-turn-helix transcriptional regulator, coding for MIDLVELGNRIKKQRELLGYTREHLAELVNVTPRFCYDLELGLKGMSLETLCNLSSALNISTDYLLFGPKKDENLTSINALIATCPPEKRPLLDGIVSNFIQAVR
- a CDS encoding nucleoside-diphosphate sugar epimerase/dehydratase; translation: MEKHKSRKRDIAAQWWARAMILALLDVILIAGSYFMALLLRFDFSYSHIPEQYIQGYVWSLPYWIIITVVIYYAFRLYHSVWSFAGVSELIRMTMAYLVLVPLYVIGSLIMNLHMPRSYYFIGCVLSYGLTTAIRFSYRFLRSYTSRHRQRVEGIRMEHIMIIGAGAAGQILIRELQSSSQLHSKVCCVVDDNPYKRGKILDGILIEGDRHDIPYLVKKHEIDRIIFAIPTASVQDRKEVLNICKECNCKLQTVPGIYQLVNEEVSVSKLRSVEITDLLGREQLKVNNDEILNVIGGKTVLVTGGGGSIGSELCRQIASADPKQLIIFEIYENNAYDIQQELLRTYPQLHLVTLIGSVRNSNRINSVMEKYRPDVVFHAAAHKHVPLMEDSPNEAIKNNVLGTYKTAIAAARYGVKNFVLISTDKAVNPTNIMGASKRLCEMVVQMMNRKTEQTDFVAVRFGNVLGSNGSVIPLFKKQIADGGPVTVTDPRIIRYFMTIPEAVSLVLQASYYAKGGEIFVLDMGDPVKIDDMAKNLIRLSGYVPDVDIKIEYTGLRPGEKLYEELLMDEEGLQETENKLIHIGQPIDMDDEWFKTKLRQLDEASYREADNIKEIVAEIVPTYHRET
- a CDS encoding radical SAM protein produces the protein MHYVKAKGILSAKNGMNLYRGCSHGCIYCDSRSKCYHMEHEFEDIEIKENAIELLEIALKHKRKKCMIGTGAMTDPYIPLEMELGHIRKAMALVCEYGHGFTVITKSSRILRDIDLLKKINDTTKCVVQMTMTTYDEELCRKIEPNVSTTRERFEVLKELHGAGIPAVVWLSPILPFINDTEENILGILDYCARAEVYGVICFGMGLTLRDGNREYFYRQLDRSFPGMKEKYIRKYGDQYMIESPNSRKLMALFHEICRQNEMLHDNAQIFAYLNTFEEKYAGRQLSIFDL
- a CDS encoding DUF4160 domain-containing protein, with amino-acid sequence MPKALLDFLWYTFYFYSNENGEPIHIHVAKGKPSESSTKFWIKRDGVILEHNRGNIPKSDLKKIQKYICANRAIIVNRWYEYFGS